One window of the Amycolatopsis mediterranei genome contains the following:
- a CDS encoding amidohydrolase family protein, with protein sequence MRTLLRGGRVVDPGTGFDGVADVLLAGGAVEAVGAGLTAPDAVEVDVTGLVVGPGFVDLHSHVHSVAGQRLQAMDGVTTALDLEAGLMPVERAYAEAAAAGRPLHYGFSASWGAARAQVLAGIEPDANIESGLAVLGNPAWQRSSTPTELAAWLSLLDTELAAGALGIGVLMGYAPQTAPGEFLAVAHLAATAGVPTYTHVRELVEVDPAIPVDGSAEIAAAAGETGAAMHHCHVNSTSGHHIDRVLATLDDARRAGSRVTVEAYPYGAGSTAVGAAFIEPDRLRLKGLRPSSVVILETGERVRDEARLRQLRRDDPGAPCLLEFLDEDNPRERALLYRALAFPDAVVASDAMPVSWPDGRSESTEWPLPPGGRTHPRTAGTFAKTLRLMVREAGAWSWLEAFRRCSSLPARLLDDVAPAARRKGHLSAGADADIVVLDPERITDTATYADPTRPSHGVRHLYVAGVPVIREGKLDREALPGKPLRGEPK encoded by the coding sequence GTGCGGACACTCTTGCGGGGCGGCCGGGTCGTGGATCCGGGGACCGGGTTCGACGGCGTCGCCGACGTGCTGCTCGCCGGTGGCGCCGTCGAGGCGGTCGGGGCCGGGCTGACGGCGCCGGACGCCGTCGAAGTCGACGTCACCGGGCTCGTCGTCGGGCCCGGGTTCGTCGATCTGCACAGCCACGTCCACTCCGTCGCCGGGCAGCGGCTGCAGGCGATGGACGGCGTCACCACCGCGCTCGACCTCGAAGCCGGCCTGATGCCCGTCGAGCGGGCGTACGCCGAAGCCGCCGCGGCCGGACGGCCCCTGCACTACGGCTTCTCCGCCTCCTGGGGCGCCGCCCGGGCGCAGGTGCTCGCCGGGATCGAGCCGGACGCGAACATCGAAAGCGGCCTGGCCGTCCTGGGGAACCCCGCCTGGCAACGGTCTTCGACGCCGACGGAGCTGGCCGCCTGGTTGTCCCTTTTGGACACCGAACTCGCGGCCGGTGCCCTCGGGATCGGGGTGCTCATGGGGTACGCGCCGCAGACCGCGCCCGGGGAGTTCCTGGCCGTCGCCCACCTCGCCGCGACGGCCGGGGTGCCGACCTACACCCACGTGCGCGAGCTGGTCGAGGTCGACCCCGCGATCCCGGTCGACGGCTCGGCCGAGATCGCCGCCGCCGCGGGGGAGACCGGCGCCGCGATGCACCACTGCCACGTCAACAGCACCTCCGGCCACCACATCGACCGGGTCCTCGCCACCCTCGACGACGCCCGCCGCGCGGGCTCCCGCGTCACCGTCGAGGCCTACCCCTACGGCGCGGGCAGCACGGCGGTCGGTGCCGCCTTCATCGAGCCGGACCGCCTGCGGCTCAAAGGACTCCGGCCGTCCAGTGTGGTCATCCTGGAAACCGGGGAACGCGTGCGCGACGAGGCCCGCCTGCGGCAGCTGCGGCGGGACGATCCGGGCGCGCCGTGCCTGCTGGAGTTCCTCGACGAAGACAATCCCCGCGAACGCGCGCTGCTGTACCGAGCCCTGGCCTTCCCCGACGCCGTCGTCGCCAGCGACGCGATGCCGGTGTCCTGGCCGGACGGCCGCAGCGAAAGCACCGAGTGGCCGCTGCCGCCCGGCGGCCGGACGCACCCGCGCACCGCGGGCACCTTCGCCAAGACCCTGCGGCTGATGGTCCGCGAAGCGGGTGCCTGGAGCTGGCTCGAGGCGTTCCGGCGCTGTTCGTCCCTGCCCGCGCGGCTGCTCGACGACGTCGCGCCCGCCGCCCGCCGCAAGGGCCACCTGAGTGCCGGGGCGGACGCCGACATCGTCGTCCTCGACCCGGAGCGCATCACCGACACCGCCACCTACGCCGACCCGACCCGGCCCTCACACGGCGTCCGGCACCTGTACGTCGCCGGCGTTCCGGTGATCCGCGAAGGAAAGCTGGACCGGGAAGCGCTGCCCGGCAAGCCGCTGCGGGGTGAGCCGAAGTGA